One window of the Gammaproteobacteria bacterium genome contains the following:
- a CDS encoding phenylacetate--CoA ligase family protein, which yields MLEPVLRSNLFYRDKLAAAGLEAAADLTGMDAYRQLPFTTRDELAADQSRTPPYGTLPTFPPEHYIQEHHTSGTTGQGLCWLDDAESWAWFGRCWAKVFRAAGVTAADRVFFPFSFGPFLGTWSGVEGARHLGCLILPGGGMSARARVDAIMAWRPTVLVSTPTHALRMAEVAAEAGVELAASALRINIHAGEPGASQPATRARLEDAFGASVFDHAGATEVGAWGFHCEAREGLHLNESEFIFEVIDPDTHAPSREGELVITNLGRAGMPVIRYRTGDVGRLETGPCHCGSGYRCLRAGVVGRLDQKLTVQGVAFYPGAIENVIWSFGEVREFAVNVHRRGKRDEIEVQVELWTGDADRVRALLADAMRAKFGLGLEVSAVPAGTLPRFPVKARRLTDHRAHD from the coding sequence ATGCTGGAGCCGGTCCTGCGGAGCAATTTGTTCTACCGGGACAAGCTGGCTGCGGCCGGGCTGGAGGCCGCCGCCGATCTGACCGGCATGGATGCCTACCGTCAACTGCCGTTCACCACCAGGGACGAATTGGCCGCGGACCAGTCCCGCACGCCGCCCTACGGGACGCTGCCGACCTTCCCTCCGGAGCACTACATACAGGAGCACCACACCTCGGGCACGACCGGGCAGGGGCTGTGCTGGCTCGACGATGCCGAGAGCTGGGCATGGTTCGGACGGTGCTGGGCGAAGGTGTTCCGGGCGGCCGGGGTCACTGCGGCCGACCGCGTCTTCTTTCCCTTTTCCTTCGGCCCCTTTCTCGGGACATGGAGTGGCGTCGAGGGCGCACGGCACCTGGGTTGCCTGATTCTGCCGGGCGGCGGCATGTCGGCGCGCGCGAGGGTCGACGCGATCATGGCCTGGCGGCCGACCGTTCTCGTCTCCACCCCGACACACGCCCTGCGCATGGCCGAGGTCGCTGCGGAGGCAGGGGTGGAGCTGGCCGCCTCCGCGTTGCGGATCAACATCCACGCCGGTGAGCCGGGCGCGAGCCAGCCGGCGACGAGGGCGCGGCTGGAGGACGCGTTCGGGGCCAGCGTGTTCGACCACGCGGGCGCGACCGAGGTGGGCGCGTGGGGGTTCCATTGCGAGGCCAGGGAAGGCCTCCACCTCAACGAGAGCGAGTTCATCTTCGAGGTGATCGATCCCGACACGCACGCCCCCTCCCGGGAAGGGGAGCTCGTCATCACCAACCTTGGCCGCGCCGGCATGCCTGTGATCCGCTACAGGACCGGTGACGTCGGGAGGCTGGAGACGGGGCCGTGTCACTGCGGTAGCGGGTACCGTTGCCTGAGGGCCGGGGTGGTGGGGCGGCTGGACCAGAAGCTGACGGTTCAGGGAGTGGCCTTCTATCCCGGTGCGATCGAGAACGTCATCTGGAGCTTTGGCGAGGTCCGCGAGTTCGCCGTCAATGTCCATCGGCGCGGCAAACGCGACGAAATCGAGGTGCAGGTGGAGCTCTGGACGGGTGACGCCGACCGCGTGCGGGCTCTCCTGGCGGACGCCATGCGCGCCAAGTTTGGGCTCGGGTTGGAGGTGTCCGCCGTGCCCGCCGGCACTCTCCCCAGGTTTCCCGTCAAGGCGCGCCGCCTCACGGACCATCGGGCTCACGACTAG